The following proteins are co-located in the Haloplanus sp. HW8-1 genome:
- a CDS encoding GbsR/MarR family transcriptional regulator — protein MSGDEPDVVREEVIESMERSAEVYGLSRSAGRVYGVLYFATEPLSIPELVEETGYAKSTISNVTRKLTRIGLIRRRSSGGGGRRVRFDPETDLWFVLQDVFQQYVAREMGTTRRTLDRALTRLDEGDAESGASDRIETLATTYEEFETLLELAMDHSVEELIEAIEAYDAD, from the coding sequence ATGAGCGGGGACGAACCGGACGTCGTCCGGGAGGAGGTAATCGAGTCGATGGAACGCTCCGCGGAGGTGTACGGACTGAGCCGGAGTGCCGGGCGGGTGTACGGGGTCCTCTATTTCGCGACGGAACCGCTCTCGATCCCCGAACTGGTGGAGGAGACGGGATACGCGAAGTCGACGATCAGCAACGTAACCCGGAAGCTCACCAGAATCGGCCTGATCCGCCGTCGATCCTCGGGTGGTGGCGGACGCCGCGTCCGGTTCGACCCCGAAACGGATCTCTGGTTCGTCCTGCAGGACGTGTTTCAACAGTACGTTGCCCGGGAGATGGGGACGACCCGGCGGACGCTCGATCGGGCGCTGACTCGACTCGACGAGGGTGACGCGGAGTCGGGGGCCAGCGACCGGATCGAGACGTTGGCGACCACCTACGAGGAGTTCGAGACGCTCCTCGAACTCGCGATGGACCACTCGGTCGAGGAACTGATCGAAGCGATCGAGGCCTACGACGCCGACTGA